In Pseudorasbora parva isolate DD20220531a chromosome 9, ASM2467924v1, whole genome shotgun sequence, the following proteins share a genomic window:
- the LOC137089096 gene encoding E3 ubiquitin/ISG15 ligase TRIM25-like has translation MADASMLWSQDTFSCSICLDLLKDPVAIPCGHSYCMSCITGCWDQDDQKGVYSCPQCRQTFTPRPVLGKNTMLAEVVEKLKKTKLQAARPAQCYSESGDVECDVCTGRKYKAIKSCLVCLNSYCQNHLEQHETLFKGKGHNLMDATGRLQEMICPQHEKLMEIFCRTDQNCICYLCMVDKHKNHDTVSAAAERTEKQRKLGEMQRKFRQRIQARQKELKELREAVESHKRSAQAAVKDSERIFTELIRSIERSRSEVTQLIRDQEKAAVSRAEGLLKRLEQEIDDLKKRDAELEQLSHTDDNVHFLQSFQSLSVPPGSTDSPSITVSSRLSFDDVCKSVSHLREKLEHFCREELEKISGKVTYIVIIPTSEPKIREEFLQYSHQLSLDLNTANKSLVLSEGNRVIKYTDTVQRYPDHPDRFDGRPQVLCREGVCGRCYWEVEWSGKVGLSVSYKSIRRKGRGDECRFGRNIQSWRLFCSPSICSFWYNKKRTLLPVVSSSRRIGVYVDHSAGTLSFYSVSDKMTLIHRVHTTFTQPLYPGFRVYLLEQYVSKVKLCEL, from the exons ATGGCAGACGCCAGCATGTTATGGTCTCAGGATACATTTAGCTGTTCAATCTGTCTGGATCTACTGAAGGATCCAGTGGCCATTCCCTGTGGACACAGTTACTGTATGAGCTGTATTACAGGCTGCTGGGATCAGGATGATCAGAAGGGAGTCTACAGCTGTCCTCAGTGCAGACAGACCTTCACTCCAAGACCTGTTTTAGGTAAAAACACCATGCTGGCTGAAGTGGTGGAGAAACTCAAGAAGACAAAACTACAAGCTGCTCGTCCTGCTCAATGTTACTCTGAATCTGGAGATGTGGAGTGTGATGTTTGTACTGGGAGAAAATATAAAGCCATCAAGTCCTGTCTGGTGTGTCTGAACTCGTACTGTCAAAATCATCTGGAACAACATGAGACTCTCTTCAAAGGTAAAGGACACAATCTGATGGACGCCACTGGACGACTGCAGGAGATGATCTGCCCTCAGCATGAGAAACTGATGGAGATTTTCTGTCGTACTGATCAGAACTGTATATGTTATCTGTGTATGGTGGATAAACACAAAAATCATGACACTGTATCCGCTGCAGCAGAGAGGACTGAGAAACAG AGAAAACTGGGTGAGATGCAGAGAAAATTCCGCCAGAGAATCCAGGCGAGACAGAAGGAGCTTAAGGAGCTGAGAGAGGCTGTGGAGTCTCACAAG CGCTCTGCACAGGCAGCAGTGAAGGACAGTGAGAGGATCTTTACTGAGCTGATCCGCTCCATTGAGAGAAGCCGCTCTGAGGTGACACAGCTGATCAGAGATCAGGAAAAGGCTGCAGTGAGTCGAGCTGAAGGACtcttgaagagactggagcagGAGATTGATGATCTGAAGAAGAGAGACGCTGAGCTGGAGCAGctttcacacacagatgataaTGTTCATTTCCTTCAG AGTTTCCAGTCTCTCTCTGTCCCTCCTGGATCTACAGACTCACCCAGCATTACTGTCAGTTCTCGTCTCTCTTTTGATGATGTCTGTAAATCTGTGTCTCACCTGAGAGAGAAACTGGAACATTTCTGCAGAGAGGAGCTAGAAAAGATATCTGGTAAAG TAACATACATTGTGATCATTCCTACCTCTGAACCCAAGATCAGGGAGGAGTTCCTTCAGT ATTCTCATCAACtctctctggatttaaacacaGCTAATAAAAGCCTGGTACTGTCTGAAGGGAACAGAGTGATTAAATACACTGACACAGTCCAGCGGTATCCTGATCATCCAGACAGATTTGATGGTCGTCCACAGGTGTTGTGTCGAGAGGGTGTGTGTGGACGCTGTTACTGGGAGGTTGAGTGGAGTGGTAAAGTGGGATTATCAGTGTCATATAAGAGCATCAGAAGGAAGGGACGGGGAGATGAATGTAGATTTGGACGCAACATTCAGTCTTGGAGATTATTTTGCTCTCCCTCCATATGTTCATTCTGGTACAATAAAAAAAGGACTTTACTCCCAGTAGTCTCCAGCTCCCGTAGAATAGGAGTGTATGTGGATCACAGTGCAGGAACTCTGTCCTTCTACAGCGTCTCTGACAAAATGACCCTCATTCACAGAGTCCACACCACATTCACTCAACCTCTCTATCCTGGGTTTAGAGTTTATTTATTAGAGCAATATGTTTCAAAAGTTAAACTGTgtgaattataa
- the crema gene encoding cAMP-responsive element modulator isoform X5, translating into MPAYQIRSPSSGLPTGVVMAASPGAMHSPQPNAEEATRKREVRLMKNREAARECRRKKKEYVKCLENRVAVLENQNKTLIEELKALKDIYCHKPE; encoded by the exons ATGCCAGCATATCAGATCCGCTCGCCGTCGTCCGGGCTACCAACAGGCGTCGTTATGGCAGCATCGCCAGGGGCGATGCACAGCCCACAGCCAAACGCAGAGGAGGCCACACGCAAGAGGGAAGTCCGCCTGATGAAGAACAG GGAGGCGGCGCGCGAGTGTCGCAGAAAGAAGAAAGAATACGTCAAGTGTTTGGAGAATCGCGTCGCTGTGCTGGAAAACCAGAACAAGACTCTCATAGAGGAGCTCAAAGCTCTCAAAGACATCTATTGCCACAAGCCAGAATAA
- the crema gene encoding cAMP-responsive element modulator isoform X1: protein METATIVQQEASATEKITSDIQSDSDSLTQVNEGVAVVSLPDGQTLHVQRVIHTTQPSVIQSPQIQTVQGAGGPGTAPSDSQKRREILSRRPSYRKILNELSSDVPAVPKIEEEEKVEEEAPPTSSVATVTAPSSIYQTSSGQYIAITQGGAIQLAGPGGEALPGVQALTLPSPATPQPGATILQYGPQPGDPGQQLLLTAGQVLVQAATGDMPAYQIRSPSSGLPTGVVMAASPGAMHSPQPNAEEATRKREVRLMKNREAARECRRKKKEYVKCLENRVAVLENQNKTLIEELKALKDIYCHKPE from the exons ATGGAAACTGCAACCATAGTGCaacaggaagccagtgcaaCTGAGAAAATAACAAGTGACATACAGTCAGATtctgactcactcacacag gTGAATGAGGGTGTAGCTGTTGTGTCATTACCTGATGGACAGACACTACATGTGCAGAGAGTCATTCACACAACACAGCCCTCTGTTATACAGTCACCTCAGATACAAACTGTGCAG GGAGCTGGTGGCCCGGGTACAGCACCATCAGATTCTCAGAAGAGGAGGGAGATTCTGTCCAGACGCCCATCTTATAG GAAAATTCTTAATGAGTTGTCATCTGATGTACCTGCTGTGCCAAAGATCGAGGAAGAGGAGAAAGTTGAGGAAGAAGCCCCGCCCACCTCAAGTGTTGCTACAGTGACGGCACCATCTTCAATCTACCAGACCAGCTCAGGGCAATACA TTGCAATCACTCAGGGTGGAGCGATACAGCTGGCCGGCCCTGGAGGAGAGGCCTTGCCAGGGGTTCAGGCTCTGACTCTTCCCAGCCCCGCCACACCCCAGCCTGGGGCCACTATCCTGCAGTACGGCCCCCAGCCTGGAGATCCTGGCCAACAGCTACTGCTAACCGCTGGACAGGTGCTCGTTCAGG CTGCCACAGGAGACATGCCAGCATATCAGATCCGCTCGCCGTCGTCCGGGCTACCAACAGGCGTCGTTATGGCAGCATCGCCAGGGGCGATGCACAGCCCACAGCCAAACGCAGAGGAGGCCACACGCAAGAGGGAAGTCCGCCTGATGAAGAACAG GGAGGCGGCGCGCGAGTGTCGCAGAAAGAAGAAAGAATACGTCAAGTGTTTGGAGAATCGCGTCGCTGTGCTGGAAAACCAGAACAAGACTCTCATAGAGGAGCTCAAAGCTCTCAAAGACATCTATTGCCACAAGCCAGAATAA
- the crema gene encoding cAMP-responsive element modulator isoform X4 — protein sequence MAVTGEETESAATGDMPAYQIRSPSSGLPTGVVMAASPGAMHSPQPNAEEATRKREVRLMKNREAARECRRKKKEYVKCLENRVAVLENQNKTLIEELKALKDIYCHKPE from the exons ATGGCAGTGACCGGGGAAGAGACCGAGTCAG CTGCCACAGGAGACATGCCAGCATATCAGATCCGCTCGCCGTCGTCCGGGCTACCAACAGGCGTCGTTATGGCAGCATCGCCAGGGGCGATGCACAGCCCACAGCCAAACGCAGAGGAGGCCACACGCAAGAGGGAAGTCCGCCTGATGAAGAACAG GGAGGCGGCGCGCGAGTGTCGCAGAAAGAAGAAAGAATACGTCAAGTGTTTGGAGAATCGCGTCGCTGTGCTGGAAAACCAGAACAAGACTCTCATAGAGGAGCTCAAAGCTCTCAAAGACATCTATTGCCACAAGCCAGAATAA
- the crema gene encoding cAMP-responsive element modulator isoform X2, whose protein sequence is MRVNEGVAVVSLPDGQTLHVQRVIHTTQPSVIQSPQIQTVQGAGGPGTAPSDSQKRREILSRRPSYRKILNELSSDVPAVPKIEEEEKVEEEAPPTSSVATVTAPSSIYQTSSGQYIAITQGGAIQLAGPGGEALPGVQALTLPSPATPQPGATILQYGPQPGDPGQQLLLTAGQVLVQAATGDMPAYQIRSPSSGLPTGVVMAASPGAMHSPQPNAEEATRKREVRLMKNREAARECRRKKKEYVKCLENRVAVLENQNKTLIEELKALKDIYCHKPE, encoded by the exons atgagg gTGAATGAGGGTGTAGCTGTTGTGTCATTACCTGATGGACAGACACTACATGTGCAGAGAGTCATTCACACAACACAGCCCTCTGTTATACAGTCACCTCAGATACAAACTGTGCAG GGAGCTGGTGGCCCGGGTACAGCACCATCAGATTCTCAGAAGAGGAGGGAGATTCTGTCCAGACGCCCATCTTATAG GAAAATTCTTAATGAGTTGTCATCTGATGTACCTGCTGTGCCAAAGATCGAGGAAGAGGAGAAAGTTGAGGAAGAAGCCCCGCCCACCTCAAGTGTTGCTACAGTGACGGCACCATCTTCAATCTACCAGACCAGCTCAGGGCAATACA TTGCAATCACTCAGGGTGGAGCGATACAGCTGGCCGGCCCTGGAGGAGAGGCCTTGCCAGGGGTTCAGGCTCTGACTCTTCCCAGCCCCGCCACACCCCAGCCTGGGGCCACTATCCTGCAGTACGGCCCCCAGCCTGGAGATCCTGGCCAACAGCTACTGCTAACCGCTGGACAGGTGCTCGTTCAGG CTGCCACAGGAGACATGCCAGCATATCAGATCCGCTCGCCGTCGTCCGGGCTACCAACAGGCGTCGTTATGGCAGCATCGCCAGGGGCGATGCACAGCCCACAGCCAAACGCAGAGGAGGCCACACGCAAGAGGGAAGTCCGCCTGATGAAGAACAG GGAGGCGGCGCGCGAGTGTCGCAGAAAGAAGAAAGAATACGTCAAGTGTTTGGAGAATCGCGTCGCTGTGCTGGAAAACCAGAACAAGACTCTCATAGAGGAGCTCAAAGCTCTCAAAGACATCTATTGCCACAAGCCAGAATAA
- the crema gene encoding cAMP-responsive element modulator isoform X3 encodes METATIVQQEASATEKITSDIQSDSDSLTQGAGGPGTAPSDSQKRREILSRRPSYRKILNELSSDVPAVPKIEEEEKVEEEAPPTSSVATVTAPSSIYQTSSGQYIAITQGGAIQLAGPGGEALPGVQALTLPSPATPQPGATILQYGPQPGDPGQQLLLTAGQVLVQAATGDMPAYQIRSPSSGLPTGVVMAASPGAMHSPQPNAEEATRKREVRLMKNREAARECRRKKKEYVKCLENRVAVLENQNKTLIEELKALKDIYCHKPE; translated from the exons ATGGAAACTGCAACCATAGTGCaacaggaagccagtgcaaCTGAGAAAATAACAAGTGACATACAGTCAGATtctgactcactcacacag GGAGCTGGTGGCCCGGGTACAGCACCATCAGATTCTCAGAAGAGGAGGGAGATTCTGTCCAGACGCCCATCTTATAG GAAAATTCTTAATGAGTTGTCATCTGATGTACCTGCTGTGCCAAAGATCGAGGAAGAGGAGAAAGTTGAGGAAGAAGCCCCGCCCACCTCAAGTGTTGCTACAGTGACGGCACCATCTTCAATCTACCAGACCAGCTCAGGGCAATACA TTGCAATCACTCAGGGTGGAGCGATACAGCTGGCCGGCCCTGGAGGAGAGGCCTTGCCAGGGGTTCAGGCTCTGACTCTTCCCAGCCCCGCCACACCCCAGCCTGGGGCCACTATCCTGCAGTACGGCCCCCAGCCTGGAGATCCTGGCCAACAGCTACTGCTAACCGCTGGACAGGTGCTCGTTCAGG CTGCCACAGGAGACATGCCAGCATATCAGATCCGCTCGCCGTCGTCCGGGCTACCAACAGGCGTCGTTATGGCAGCATCGCCAGGGGCGATGCACAGCCCACAGCCAAACGCAGAGGAGGCCACACGCAAGAGGGAAGTCCGCCTGATGAAGAACAG GGAGGCGGCGCGCGAGTGTCGCAGAAAGAAGAAAGAATACGTCAAGTGTTTGGAGAATCGCGTCGCTGTGCTGGAAAACCAGAACAAGACTCTCATAGAGGAGCTCAAAGCTCTCAAAGACATCTATTGCCACAAGCCAGAATAA